In the genome of Flavobacterium panacagri, one region contains:
- a CDS encoding DUF6702 family protein translates to MKNKLVYCFLAVLFVLSSSFAFHKFYVGVFQVNYAAEKKMLQITSRIFIDDLNNAMEKKYHKKTFVGTSKERPEDVELLKKYLSEHFSIKVNGQSKTIVFLSKEVEADDVLVCYSRIQNVDKFKTLEIANTILVDWNSEQQNITHITAFDTKKSILFTESSRKEVLKY, encoded by the coding sequence ATGAAAAATAAATTAGTTTACTGTTTTCTGGCAGTCTTATTTGTATTGTCTTCATCATTCGCATTTCATAAGTTTTATGTGGGTGTTTTTCAGGTAAATTATGCTGCTGAAAAAAAGATGTTGCAAATTACTTCCCGCATTTTTATTGATGATTTGAATAATGCAATGGAAAAGAAGTATCATAAAAAAACTTTCGTTGGTACAAGTAAAGAAAGACCGGAAGATGTAGAATTATTAAAAAAATATCTATCAGAACATTTTTCTATCAAAGTGAACGGACAATCCAAAACAATAGTTTTTTTGTCTAAAGAAGTGGAAGCAGATGATGTTTTGGTTTGTTATTCCAGAATTCAAAATGTAGATAAATTTAAAACACTGGAAATTGCAAATACTATTTTGGTAGATTGGAACTCAGAACAGCAAAACATTACACATATTACAGCATTTGACACGAAAAAGAGTATTCTCTTTACAGAATCTTCAAGGAAAGAAGTGTTAAAGTATTAA
- a CDS encoding carboxypeptidase-like regulatory domain-containing protein: MRISKNILIVLFVFFVQFGFGQKGNSKELLGRVMEQSTPVEGVNIINNTTQVATVSGADGNFSIAVREGEVLVFSAVNLEPLKRRITVEDLSSSLLVVKMTAKEVELKEVIVNENANITAENLGIIPYGQKKYTPAERKVYTATSTSVDKLLNAMSGRTAMLKKEVKVEEKEALFRKLEYVFDENYYTDRLKIPVDYIKGFQLFCIEDTEFAVSLNTKNKTMSMFLITDLARKYLTILENEK; this comes from the coding sequence GTGAGAATAAGTAAAAATATATTAATTGTCCTGTTTGTCTTTTTTGTTCAGTTTGGTTTTGGGCAAAAAGGAAATTCGAAGGAGTTGCTTGGAAGAGTAATGGAACAATCCACTCCAGTTGAAGGGGTGAATATTATCAATAATACAACTCAAGTGGCGACAGTTTCAGGTGCTGATGGAAATTTTTCAATTGCAGTGAGAGAAGGAGAAGTTTTGGTTTTTTCTGCGGTAAACTTAGAGCCACTTAAACGAAGAATTACTGTAGAAGATTTAAGTTCTAGTTTGTTAGTTGTGAAAATGACGGCAAAAGAAGTTGAATTGAAAGAAGTAATTGTAAATGAAAATGCCAATATTACGGCAGAAAATCTTGGGATTATCCCATACGGACAAAAAAAATACACACCAGCAGAACGAAAGGTTTATACTGCAACTTCAACTTCAGTAGATAAGCTTTTGAATGCAATGTCTGGGAGAACGGCTATGTTGAAAAAAGAGGTTAAAGTAGAAGAAAAAGAAGCACTTTTTAGAAAACTAGAATACGTTTTTGATGAGAATTATTATACAGATAGATTGAAAATACCTGTGGATTATATAAAAGGATTTCAATTATTTTGTATAGAAGATACTGAATTTGCTGTATCTTTGAATACTAAAAACAAAACAATGAGTATGTTTTTAATCACAGATCTAGCAAGAAAATATCTAACAATTCTCGAAAATGAAAAATAA
- a CDS encoding phosphatase PAP2 family protein: MLEKIQELDKDLLIFLNGLGSETYDKLWLIITNQLYWTPFFLFLFYLIYKKIGGKQTLYLLLFIAILILFTDQTCNLFKHTFKRLRPCNEPDLASVIRIVQVRKSFSFFSGHAANTMAVATFLFLVLKRYFKYLGFLFLWPLIFAYSRIYLGLHYPGDILAGYFFGAVFGFLIYLVYKKLKPQYFPG, translated from the coding sequence ATGCTTGAAAAAATACAGGAATTAGACAAAGATCTTTTAATATTTCTTAATGGATTAGGTTCTGAAACTTACGATAAACTTTGGTTGATCATTACCAATCAGTTGTATTGGACGCCATTTTTCTTATTTCTATTCTATCTTATTTATAAAAAAATAGGAGGAAAACAAACCTTGTATTTATTGCTTTTTATAGCTATTCTGATCTTATTTACAGATCAGACTTGTAATTTGTTTAAACATACTTTTAAGCGTTTGCGCCCATGTAATGAACCAGATTTAGCTTCAGTTATTCGTATAGTACAAGTTAGAAAATCTTTTAGCTTTTTCTCTGGACACGCAGCTAATACGATGGCTGTTGCAACATTCTTATTTTTGGTTTTAAAACGTTACTTCAAATATTTAGGATTCTTGTTCTTATGGCCGTTAATTTTTGCTTACAGCCGTATTTATTTAGGATTGCATTATCCGGGTGATATTCTAGCAGGATATTTCTTTGGAGCTGTTTTCGGTTTCTTAATCTATTTAGTTTACAAAAAGCTTAAACCACAATATTTTCCAGGATAG
- a CDS encoding M1 family metallopeptidase, with the protein MKKISLLLLFPAMLIAQEKATTTPTRQQGKYDTNKFSQMYDLLATPNMFRTASGAPGPAYYQQQADYKIDVELDDKNSKLTGSEVITYSNNSPDSLEYLWIQLDQNQARANGQTSLAEGEKINQVLPLEGFSSKYLKKDLERGFNIEQVKDAKGNPMSYTINETMMRINLASPLKPGEKISFSIKWWYNINNYRKEGGRSGYELFEKDGNKLYVIAQFYPRMAVYNDVEGWQNMQFWGSGEFALPFGNFDVNITVPADHVIDATGELVNRNEVFTAEQVKRYEEAQKSFDKPVVIVTQAEAEAAEKGFSEKKKTWKFSAKNVRDFGIASSRKFIYDAMAVKIGNRTVMAESVYPKESNPLWGETSTMVVAHTLKSYSSHTFDYPYPKAVSVSAEDQGMEYPMICWNYGRPDENGVTSREVKNGMIGVIIHEVGHTFFPMIVNSDERQWTWMDEGLNSFLEYLAEQELDPNFPSRRGPAKNIVPYMSGDQKFLEPIMSNSETIHQFGNNAYGKPATGLNILREVVMGRELFDYAFKTYANRWKFKHPTPEDFFRTMEDASAVDLDWFWRGWFYSTDFVDIGIKDVKQYYVSDTPTADLKDVKVRKGRFGYEKGPFVYLVAGDNAEVNQSKKKALKIEDFKPLADYVDQTFTAEEKASIKSPKYFYEVEFNKPGGMIMPILVEITYEDGSKDNYQYPAQIWRKSNETAKKVYATTKAIKSIQIDPKLLTADIDVTNNSWPKVETKSKFD; encoded by the coding sequence ATGAAAAAAATTTCATTATTATTGCTTTTTCCAGCAATGTTGATTGCGCAGGAAAAAGCAACAACCACACCTACAAGACAGCAGGGTAAATACGATACAAATAAGTTCAGTCAAATGTATGATTTGCTGGCGACTCCAAATATGTTTCGTACTGCTTCTGGAGCTCCAGGGCCAGCATATTATCAACAACAGGCAGATTATAAAATCGATGTTGAATTAGATGATAAAAATTCTAAATTAACAGGATCTGAAGTAATTACGTATTCTAATAATTCACCAGATAGTTTAGAATATCTTTGGATTCAGTTGGATCAAAATCAAGCAAGGGCAAATGGACAAACTTCATTGGCTGAAGGCGAAAAAATCAATCAGGTTTTGCCACTTGAAGGTTTTTCTTCTAAATATTTGAAAAAAGATTTGGAGCGTGGTTTTAATATTGAGCAGGTAAAAGATGCTAAAGGAAATCCAATGTCTTATACAATCAACGAAACGATGATGCGTATCAACTTGGCTTCTCCATTAAAACCTGGTGAAAAAATTTCTTTTTCTATAAAATGGTGGTACAATATCAATAATTACAGAAAAGAAGGCGGACGTTCTGGATATGAACTATTTGAAAAAGATGGCAACAAACTATATGTTATTGCTCAGTTTTATCCAAGAATGGCAGTTTATAATGATGTTGAAGGCTGGCAGAATATGCAGTTTTGGGGAAGTGGAGAGTTTGCTCTTCCTTTCGGAAACTTTGATGTAAATATTACCGTTCCTGCAGATCACGTAATTGATGCTACAGGAGAATTAGTGAATAGAAATGAAGTATTCACTGCTGAGCAGGTTAAACGTTACGAGGAAGCTCAAAAATCATTTGATAAACCAGTGGTTATTGTAACTCAAGCTGAAGCAGAAGCGGCTGAAAAAGGTTTTTCTGAAAAGAAAAAAACTTGGAAATTCAGTGCTAAAAATGTTCGTGATTTCGGAATTGCTTCTTCAAGAAAATTCATTTACGATGCAATGGCAGTGAAAATTGGAAACAGAACTGTAATGGCAGAATCTGTTTATCCAAAAGAATCTAATCCACTTTGGGGAGAAACTTCAACAATGGTTGTAGCGCATACTTTAAAAAGCTATTCTTCTCATACGTTTGATTATCCTTATCCAAAAGCGGTTTCAGTTTCGGCTGAAGATCAAGGAATGGAATATCCAATGATTTGCTGGAATTATGGTCGTCCAGACGAAAATGGCGTAACCAGCAGAGAAGTTAAAAACGGAATGATTGGAGTTATTATCCACGAAGTAGGACATACTTTCTTTCCAATGATTGTAAACTCAGATGAGCGTCAATGGACTTGGATGGATGAAGGGTTAAATTCATTCTTGGAATATTTAGCGGAACAAGAATTAGATCCCAATTTCCCATCAAGAAGAGGGCCAGCAAAAAATATTGTTCCTTATATGAGCGGTGATCAAAAGTTCTTAGAGCCAATTATGTCTAATTCTGAAACAATTCACCAATTTGGAAATAACGCATACGGAAAACCAGCTACAGGTCTTAATATTTTGAGAGAAGTGGTTATGGGAAGAGAATTGTTTGATTATGCTTTTAAAACGTATGCAAACAGATGGAAATTCAAACATCCGACACCAGAAGATTTTTTTAGAACAATGGAAGATGCTTCTGCAGTAGACTTAGACTGGTTTTGGAGAGGATGGTTCTATTCAACTGATTTTGTAGATATCGGAATTAAAGATGTAAAACAATATTACGTTTCAGACACTCCAACAGCAGATCTTAAAGATGTAAAAGTGAGAAAAGGACGTTTTGGTTATGAAAAAGGGCCTTTTGTTTACTTAGTTGCAGGAGATAATGCAGAGGTAAATCAATCTAAGAAAAAAGCTTTAAAAATTGAAGATTTCAAACCTTTAGCAGATTATGTAGATCAGACTTTTACAGCTGAAGAAAAAGCAAGCATCAAATCGCCTAAATATTTCTATGAGGTAGAATTTAATAAACCAGGCGGAATGATTATGCCAATTTTAGTTGAGATTACATACGAAGACGGTTCTAAAGATAATTACCAATATCCAGCACAAATTTGGAGAAAAAGTAATGAAACAGCTAAAAAAGTATACGCTACAACTAAAGCAATCAAGAGCATTCAAATCGATCCAAAATTGTTAACAGCAGATATCGATGTAACCAATAACTCTTGGCCAAAAGTAGAGACTAAGTCAAAATTTGATTAA
- the rlmN gene encoding 23S rRNA (adenine(2503)-C(2))-methyltransferase RlmN: MQMEKKDIRALSKDQLRDFFVENGDKAFRGNQVYEWLWSKGAHSFEDMTNVAKTTRSMLENNFVINHIKVDTMQKSSDGTVKNAVRLHDGLVVESVLIPTDTRTTACVSSQVGCSLDCNFCATARLKRMRNLEPGEIYDQVLAIDKESRLYYNHPLSNIVFMGMGEPLMNYNNVIKAIDMITSEEGLGMSPKRIMVSTSGIPKMIKKMADDDVKFKLAVSLHSAIDETRARIMPFSKNFPLKDLREALEYWYRKTKSKISYEYVVWKGINDDKASVDALVKFCKYVPCKVNLIEYNPIDEGEFQQASEEAIMAYIKALENIGVVVKVRRSRGKDIDAACGQLANKEAE; encoded by the coding sequence ATGCAAATGGAGAAAAAAGACATACGCGCCTTATCAAAAGACCAGCTTCGCGATTTTTTCGTTGAAAATGGAGATAAAGCGTTTCGTGGAAATCAGGTTTATGAATGGTTGTGGAGTAAAGGAGCTCACAGTTTTGAAGATATGACTAATGTAGCCAAGACTACAAGGTCTATGCTGGAGAATAATTTTGTAATCAATCATATTAAGGTTGATACCATGCAGAAGAGTAGTGACGGAACTGTAAAAAATGCCGTAAGACTTCATGACGGACTTGTAGTGGAATCGGTTTTAATTCCGACAGATACCAGAACTACTGCTTGTGTTTCAAGTCAGGTTGGGTGCAGTTTGGATTGTAATTTCTGTGCAACAGCAAGATTAAAAAGAATGCGAAATCTAGAGCCAGGCGAAATCTACGATCAAGTTTTGGCTATTGATAAAGAAAGCCGTTTGTATTACAATCATCCGCTTTCGAATATTGTTTTTATGGGAATGGGAGAGCCTTTAATGAATTACAATAATGTCATTAAAGCAATTGATATGATTACTTCAGAAGAAGGTTTAGGAATGTCTCCAAAAAGAATTATGGTTTCGACTTCCGGAATTCCGAAAATGATCAAAAAAATGGCAGATGATGATGTAAAGTTCAAATTGGCCGTTTCATTACATTCGGCTATAGATGAAACTCGTGCGAGAATTATGCCATTCAGTAAAAATTTTCCTTTAAAAGATTTGCGAGAAGCTTTAGAATACTGGTACAGAAAAACCAAAAGTAAAATTTCATACGAATATGTAGTTTGGAAAGGAATCAACGACGATAAAGCTTCGGTTGACGCTTTAGTGAAATTCTGTAAATATGTTCCATGCAAAGTGAATCTAATTGAATACAATCCAATTGATGAGGGAGAATTCCAGCAAGCTTCAGAAGAAGCTATTATGGCCTACATAAAAGCATTAGAAAATATTGGAGTGGTGGTTAAAGTAAGAAGAAGCCGAGGAAAAGACATCGACGCTGCCTGCGGACAACTAGCCAACAAAGAAGCAGAATAA
- a CDS encoding O-methyltransferase: MHFISQELEDYIEQHSENEPELLAKLNKETYQKILLPRMLSGHFQGRVLSMLSKLIRPVNILEIGTYTGYAALCLCEGMQENGQLHTIDIKEELVDFQRKYFDASPWGKQIFQHLGEAVNIIPDLNVKFDLVFIDADKENYLNYWEMIVPKMNKGGIILSDNVLWSGKILEPVHPNDVSTKVLLEYNQLLKDDPRVETVLLPIRDGLTVSRVL, from the coding sequence ATGCATTTTATATCACAAGAATTAGAAGACTACATCGAACAGCATTCTGAAAACGAACCAGAATTGTTAGCCAAACTCAATAAAGAAACATACCAAAAAATACTTTTACCAAGAATGTTGAGTGGCCATTTCCAAGGACGCGTACTAAGTATGTTATCAAAATTAATTCGCCCTGTAAATATTTTGGAGATAGGGACTTATACGGGTTATGCGGCGTTGTGTTTATGCGAAGGAATGCAGGAAAATGGACAATTACATACTATTGATATTAAAGAAGAATTGGTTGATTTTCAGAGAAAGTATTTTGACGCATCACCTTGGGGAAAACAAATTTTTCAGCATTTAGGCGAAGCGGTAAATATTATTCCAGATTTGAATGTAAAATTTGATTTGGTTTTTATTGATGCTGACAAAGAAAATTACTTGAATTACTGGGAAATGATTGTTCCAAAAATGAATAAAGGCGGTATTATTTTGTCTGATAATGTTTTATGGAGCGGCAAAATTCTAGAACCAGTTCATCCAAATGATGTTAGTACAAAAGTACTTTTGGAATACAATCAGCTTTTGAAAGATGATCCTAGAGTCGAGACGGTTTTATTGCCAATTCGTGATGGGTTGACGGTGAGTAGGGTTTTATAA
- a CDS encoding carboxypeptidase-like regulatory domain-containing protein: MKTNKTISAAFFLFFVQSSIGQTEMKPLYGKITALSDVVEGVNIVNNDTQATAVSDADGNFSIPVKEGQILVFSSVNLQTIKRRISADDLKSSEKFVVGMIPKEVVLNEVIVNEKTNITAENLGIVPHGQKKFTQAERQLATAGDFKPIMLLGLLGGSMQLDPLINKINGRTKRLKANVEIEKKEKNFAKLSYLFDEGHFIQKLKIPEQNINEFKLFAVEDERFCAVMNSKNKTSTEFLLGELAVKYKEIISSENK; encoded by the coding sequence GTGAAAACAAATAAAACCATATCAGCTGCTTTTTTTCTGTTTTTTGTTCAAAGTAGTATTGGGCAGACAGAAATGAAGCCACTATATGGTAAAATAACTGCTCTTTCGGACGTCGTTGAAGGAGTGAATATTGTTAATAATGATACTCAGGCAACTGCTGTTTCAGATGCCGATGGTAATTTTTCGATACCTGTCAAAGAAGGGCAGATTTTGGTTTTTTCTTCTGTCAATTTACAAACCATTAAACGACGAATTAGTGCTGATGATTTGAAATCTTCAGAAAAATTTGTAGTAGGAATGATTCCAAAAGAAGTGGTATTGAATGAGGTAATTGTGAATGAAAAGACTAATATCACCGCTGAAAATTTAGGAATTGTTCCGCATGGTCAAAAAAAGTTTACGCAGGCCGAAAGACAATTGGCAACGGCAGGAGATTTTAAGCCAATTATGTTACTGGGGCTTTTAGGTGGTTCTATGCAACTTGATCCTTTGATAAATAAAATAAACGGCAGGACAAAACGGCTGAAAGCGAATGTTGAAATAGAAAAAAAAGAAAAGAATTTTGCGAAATTGAGTTATTTGTTTGATGAGGGTCATTTTATTCAAAAATTAAAAATACCAGAACAAAATATAAACGAATTTAAATTGTTTGCGGTGGAAGACGAGCGTTTTTGTGCTGTAATGAATTCTAAAAATAAAACATCCACTGAATTTCTTTTAGGAGAACTGGCTGTGAAGTATAAAGAAATAATTTCGAGTGAGAATAAGTAA
- a CDS encoding phytanoyl-CoA dioxygenase family protein: protein MNYSTEINSEGFSIINNVFTENEIENLISLIEKATQNDSENATFRKSQDLFAIRQFHKEVPETLDFIFNENLKEIIKSNFGKGYFITKSIYFDKPEKSNWFVAYHQDLTISVDKKIEVKNFENWTLKQNQFAVQPPLEILENNFTIRIHIDKTTKDNGALKVINNSHSKGITRIENLDFENEKETICEVDKGGIMIMKPLLFHASNKTTNNERRRVIHIEFSKQQLPDGLEWSEKTIFQN from the coding sequence ATGAATTACAGCACCGAAATAAACTCTGAAGGTTTTTCAATTATAAATAATGTTTTTACTGAAAATGAGATTGAAAATTTGATTTCGTTAATTGAAAAAGCAACCCAAAACGATTCTGAAAATGCTACTTTCAGAAAATCGCAAGATTTATTTGCTATCAGGCAATTTCATAAAGAAGTTCCTGAGACTTTAGATTTTATTTTTAATGAAAATTTAAAAGAAATTATCAAGTCAAATTTTGGAAAGGGATATTTCATAACCAAATCAATTTATTTTGATAAACCTGAAAAATCAAACTGGTTTGTGGCTTATCACCAAGATTTGACTATTTCAGTTGACAAAAAAATTGAAGTTAAGAATTTTGAAAATTGGACTTTAAAACAAAATCAATTTGCGGTTCAGCCACCATTAGAAATTTTAGAAAATAATTTTACCATCAGAATTCACATTGATAAAACCACAAAAGATAATGGCGCTCTGAAAGTCATTAATAATTCACATTCAAAAGGAATAACTCGAATTGAGAATCTAGATTTTGAAAATGAAAAAGAAACCATCTGTGAAGTTGATAAAGGCGGCATTATGATCATGAAACCCTTATTGTTTCATGCTTCAAACAAAACTACAAATAATGAACGCAGAAGAGTTATTCATATTGAATTCAGCAAACAACAACTTCCTGATGGATTAGAATGGAGCGAAAAAACAATTTTTCAAAATTAA
- the pepE gene encoding dipeptidase PepE, translating into MKSIIIASTSTLHGGKYLEYLLPTLKSHFKNCKTILFIPYARPSGISHDEYTQKAKEAFSSINIEVKGIHEFENPQDAIKNAEGIFTGGGNTFLLVTQLYKNNVMQLLSETVKNGTPYLGSSAGSNICGLSMQTTNDMPIIYPPSFQTLGLIPFNLNPHYLDADLQSKYMGETRETRIKEFHAFNAIPVLGLREGSWLDVKGDKITLKGDLSARLFKQNQEAQELEPETDLSNLN; encoded by the coding sequence ATGAAAAGCATTATTATTGCAAGCACCTCTACCTTGCACGGAGGAAAATATCTAGAATATCTTTTACCAACTTTAAAATCGCATTTTAAGAACTGTAAAACCATATTATTTATTCCTTATGCACGTCCAAGTGGCATATCACATGATGAATATACACAAAAAGCAAAAGAAGCTTTTTCATCAATCAACATAGAAGTAAAAGGAATTCATGAATTTGAAAATCCGCAAGATGCCATAAAAAATGCAGAAGGAATTTTTACCGGCGGAGGTAACACTTTTTTATTGGTTACACAGCTTTACAAAAACAACGTTATGCAATTACTTTCTGAAACAGTAAAAAACGGAACTCCTTATTTAGGATCAAGCGCAGGAAGTAACATCTGTGGTTTATCAATGCAGACCACAAACGACATGCCTATAATTTACCCTCCAAGTTTCCAGACATTAGGATTAATTCCTTTTAACTTAAATCCGCATTATCTAGATGCCGATTTACAATCCAAATATATGGGAGAAACGCGCGAAACAAGAATTAAAGAATTTCATGCATTCAATGCCATTCCAGTTTTAGGATTAAGAGAAGGAAGCTGGCTGGACGTAAAAGGAGACAAAATCACTTTAAAAGGAGACTTATCTGCAAG
- a CDS encoding Sec-independent protein translocase subunit TatA/TatB: MFGIGGGELVFILFIVLMLFGSDKVPEIARTMGKAMAQLKNATNDIKSEIQKGAEANGLDSKSLNDITGNINAEINNAKSNLLGDTGNLLGDTATEIDKVKEDIDSLSGPIKRQR, translated from the coding sequence ATGTTTGGTATAGGAGGAGGAGAGTTAGTTTTTATACTGTTTATAGTACTAATGCTTTTTGGTTCAGATAAAGTGCCGGAAATCGCTCGTACAATGGGTAAAGCTATGGCTCAGTTAAAAAATGCAACTAATGATATTAAAAGCGAAATTCAAAAAGGAGCCGAGGCTAACGGTCTTGATTCTAAATCTTTGAATGATATCACTGGAAATATCAATGCAGAAATCAACAATGCAAAATCAAATCTTCTTGGAGATACAGGAAACTTGTTGGGAGATACAGCGACTGAAATTGACAAAGTAAAAGAAGATATTGATTCTCTTTCCGGACCTATTAAACGCCAACGATAA
- a CDS encoding YceI family protein: MKTIKSILLTVLFTTATLQINAQRTYNVNANSTFEVAGTSTVHDWVMKSSEGTGTANLTIKDSKLTGINSLSISLLAESLKSYKASMDKVAYEALDTENHQNIEYVLKSAAKIDDTTWNLTGVYTIAGVSREFVTQVRVTYNNGIFTLQGSNQITFADFEMAPPKAALGVVKAGKDLTVIFNIILS, encoded by the coding sequence ATGAAAACAATTAAATCAATCCTATTAACGGTACTATTCACAACAGCTACTTTACAAATAAATGCACAAAGAACTTATAATGTAAATGCGAACTCCACTTTTGAAGTTGCAGGAACTTCAACCGTACACGATTGGGTAATGAAATCTTCAGAAGGAACAGGAACGGCAAACTTAACTATCAAAGATTCTAAACTAACTGGAATAAACAGCTTGAGCATTTCATTATTAGCCGAAAGCTTAAAAAGCTACAAAGCCAGTATGGATAAAGTGGCTTATGAAGCTTTAGACACAGAAAATCATCAAAACATTGAATACGTTTTAAAATCTGCTGCTAAAATTGACGATACCACTTGGAATCTAACAGGAGTTTATACGATTGCTGGCGTAAGCAGAGAGTTTGTCACACAAGTAAGAGTAACCTATAATAATGGAATTTTCACTTTACAAGGCTCAAACCAGATCACTTTCGCCGATTTTGAAATGGCTCCTCCAAAAGCAGCTCTTGGTGTTGTAAAAGCTGGAAAGGATTTAACGGTAATATTCAACATCATTTTAAGCTAA
- a CDS encoding YceI family protein — translation MKTSTIKFFALVTAFFGITSIVTAQKSYNLDSKSTFSVAGTSTLHDWEMKSASGTGTASLNIANGKLTDIDALAITLPAETVKSEKKSMDKVAYETLKTDKNKNIKYVLKSAEKVNETTWELTGTYTIAGVSKVYKTTAKTTVTKDGLNLQGSNKITFTDFGMKSPTAMLGTIKTGQDLTIKFNLNFNL, via the coding sequence ATGAAAACAAGTACAATAAAATTTTTCGCATTAGTAACAGCTTTCTTCGGAATTACATCAATTGTTACCGCACAAAAATCATACAATTTAGACAGCAAATCTACTTTCTCTGTTGCAGGAACTTCAACACTTCATGACTGGGAAATGAAATCGGCTTCTGGAACAGGAACTGCATCCTTAAATATCGCTAACGGAAAATTAACTGATATCGATGCATTAGCCATAACGCTTCCAGCAGAAACCGTAAAAAGCGAGAAAAAAAGCATGGATAAAGTAGCTTACGAAACTTTAAAAACAGACAAAAACAAAAACATTAAATATGTTCTAAAATCTGCTGAAAAAGTAAATGAAACTACTTGGGAACTAACTGGAACTTATACTATCGCCGGAGTCAGCAAAGTGTACAAAACAACTGCAAAAACAACTGTTACAAAAGACGGTTTGAATCTGCAGGGATCTAATAAAATCACTTTCACAGATTTCGGAATGAAATCGCCAACTGCAATGTTGGGAACTATTAAAACAGGTCAAGACCTAACCATAAAATTTAATTTAAACTTTAATCTATAG